The sequence aaatgtcaatccaaggctcactaggaacaggaagtggtgtatacaatccatgtggttgtgtcttagacttagcttgcctacaatttatgcacttttcacaaacacgctcaacatcacgtttcatatgtggccaatagaaatgttcatgcaatgcacttagagttttagccacaccaaaatgtcccattaaaccacccccatgtgcctccctaacaagtaattcacaaattgaagatttagggatgcacaacttatcttctctaaataagaaaccatgatgcaaataaaatttatcatgtggaccatgcatacatgtttcaaacacacctttaaaatcctcatctagtacatataattctttcacatgctcaaatcccaaaatttttgattccaaggtagagattagtacgtacctcagtgatagtgcgtcggccactaccttttccttaccttgtttgtacttgatgatgtaggggaatgtctctataaaTGTCACCCACtttgcatgccgcttgttcagcttttgttgccccttgagGTGCTTTAgtgactcatgatccgtatgaatcacaaactccttaggcctcaagtagtgctgccacgtctctagagtcctcacaagtgcgtagaactctttatcatacgtgggatagttcagcgctgctccattgagcttctcactaaagtacgccaccggccgtcctccctgcatcaacactccaccaatacctacacctgaagcatcacattcaatctcaaaagtattagcaaaatcaggtaaaacaagtaaaggagcattaattaacttttgcttaataagattaaaagacttctcttgctcctcgccccaatggaatggaacgtttttcttgatcaccgccgtcattggtgctgccagtgtgctaaaatcttttacaaacctcctatagaagcttgcaagaccatgaaaacttcgaacttgaccaacagtagtaggcgttggccaatctcgaatggcacttaccttgtcttcatcaacttgtataccctgtgaacttaccacaaaaccaagaaagacaagtttgcttgtacaaaaatcacatttctttaagttagcatacaaattttcagcccttagtgtgattagcacaagcctcaagtgattaacatgctcatccaagtttttgctatacactaggatatcatcaaaataaacaacaaactttcctatgtgtgcacgcaaaacatgattcattaacctcataaaggtgctaggagcgttagttaagccaaatggcattaccatccactcatataacccgtatttggttttaaaagcagttttccactcatcaccttccctcatcctaatttggtgataaccactcttcaagtcaattttactaaagacacatgcaccatgcaattcatctaacatatcatctagtctaggtatgggatgcctatacttaatggttatgttattgattgccctacaatccacacacatacgccatgaaccatctttcttaggaactaataaaacagggacAACACAAGGAGACatagactcacgcacaaaacccctctctaacaactcacttacctggcGTTGAATCTCCTTAGtatcctccggattgctcctataggcgggacgatttggcaatgcactcccaggcacgaaatcgatttggtgctcgattcccctcaatggtggtaagccttgaggtaactcgtccggaaatacatcttcaaattcctgcaaaagtgaaacaacaatgttCGGAAgagacccggctatatcacttgtgttaaggaggatctccttataaataatcaacacaagtggtttatgtgtgtgcatcaattgtttcaactcacctttttgggccatatatgatttctttttggcctctttcctctcaatttcttccctctcattttctttcctctcatttttcttttgtaaggctgtctcatttttttgatcactcttttttttcagccatttcatttttattttcaaaagccatctcactttttagttcactctttttttcggcctcatctctcttcttttttttcaaatggtcctccaacacttgctttggggacaaaggaagtaatacaatggattctttcttcaatacaaatgaatacctattcttgtacccatcatgtgtcactcgcctatcatattgccacggtctacccaacaagatatgacaagcatgcatcggTACCatatcacacaagacctcatccacatatttcccaatagaaaaaggcactagcacttgtttgttaaccttcacttccgcacaatcattcaaccattgaagcctatatggttgagggtgctttaatgtaggtaaccccaatttctccaccatttcaacactagccacattagtacaactccccccatctatgattaaattgcaaaccttttgattcacaaaacacctagtatggaacaagttctctctttggttagtctcctcttccttgacttgggcactcataattcgcctagtcactagtgcttcacctacaactgcctcataaccctcgtcaggatcctctaatgcaggcatctcatcatcatcaccctcactatgagactcatactcaccatagtcatttagaatcattacccttttattaggacattcactagaaatatgacctaacccttgacacctaaaacatttaacatctctagatcgattagaaggagtttcagatttaccttgcactccttgtttaggcgcctcttgtttggtctcaaatttgggcttggtcaccaccttgttctcctcacgtttcaccccatttgatcgccatgaagatgatgaacccccagttggattggtgcggccaactctacgtcttttgagttgttgctccacttttatggccatttgcaccatctcgtctagatccaagtagtgccgaagctcaacttgatcttggatttccctgttcaaaccacaaagaaaacgtgccatggtcgcctcattatcttcctcaatattggccctaatcatgactacttccatctccttatagtagtcctcaacactcttcaccccttgcctcaaagtttgtagcctcttaaacatctccctatagtagtggttgggcacaaacctcttcctcatgaccctcttcatctcatcccaagattcaatgggtctctcattatacctcctcctagtagtcactaattgatcccaccaaatgagagcatagtctagaaattcgaccaccgctagcctaaccttcttttgttcggagtagtggtgacattcaaacatgaactctaccctcttttcccattctaagtacgcctccgggtcagatttcccatgaaacgaaggaatcttcatcttaatactacccatattaccatcttccctattcccgtcattgtatctacctcgtgtggcttctctccttcctctaccaaatcctctacctcttccattcctaccccaattctcacttTGGCTCTCCTCTCCTCCTCCTAAATcatactcttcatcttcttctcctctacccaaatccttaggcttagatttagctccactagtactaacttcaagcctactcatcctctcgtgtaacggctccaactctaccctcatcatcctagagaaatgcccaaacaatgcctccatttggaccttagataACCCTTGGTTAGAActgtctcctacctccctctccatttaaatttcagatttgtacctgcaagaaaaacgttagtagaaaacaaaatatgcctCGCCCGAaattctcacggtcactccaaagaaaatcactcgtctctcccctcgtatttttttttgctcacaacaaatactcactagtcactccaaagaactAACACTctcactcaaatgtttccactcgaatttgatgtttctctcgaaagtgcattcaagctttgtatttgaatatcaaacaatcaagttcaacttgtgaacaattgtgatcgactcacttagactgcgtagacaagcaatttgaaggtaaataattttttttttgacggtgtgagacacttgtatatgactcacaaaaaggaatagaacaaaatacgaAAAAGAATTATTggtgaatttttgaatttttggtactctttttttttttttacactctaagaattccgaaaattcaaagaaaaataaataagacacaaaatttcgtgtatcacagattcacgaacgacgaagaatgatagaacaaaacagatctgaaagcggaactaaaggataattagatctgataatagaacgaagtataaacttacttgaattcaattaaccaaaagctctgataccaaatgatatgaatcctcgtacgaataaatagcaaacacgattaaaatcgaatcgcgccctctattcaataacgagcaaggatcgatgtgttgtcccgatcttttgaatcaagtgtgtgtgtgattttcacctctaaactatgaaaagtttagcaacaaataatcacggaaaataaacaaccgaaattataacgaaccttcaaagaacaagcccttgacaatccgcacaagaacgatcgacaaacgccacaaagttaaaactttgataagtttgattttgattacaaagcaaagctttgaaaaagtttgagagaaaaactcaaaactattgtataaactcaataatatctcaattgtgtgttaattttcgttcaaacatgttttaataaacaaaagatatctcaaatctagtctccaaaaaaattaaaactctataaaggaaacaaatccgcgcagaaaacacaggacacggaccccgtgttgacctccgtgtacgggtccgtgttcGCTCGGGAGAATCAACTTCAGCTGGAAACAAGGAGCACAGACCCCGTGTTcacctccgtgtacgggtccgtttacgcactgtattaggacacggaccccgtgtactgatccgtgctcgggtccgtgtcggcacgcaaattcttcatcctctgctgtaaagggcacggaccccgtgtgcaggtccgtgtagacatccgtgtagtctcggccgtattcaacaatgcttgaataatattcctttggtcttcaaacgtgctcccatgcttcacgaccccttcatgcttgctcatgactccctgtagtgcctccttgaacttctttagtcgtcccctcgttactggtccctccggcaacagcaaaggatcccatgctttccttggagcttgaccgcccgtgttcgcatcaacatatcttttaacgttatcgtttcctcataaaattctataaatattttaaaagaaacctttcaacatataaaaatccataaatcttttaaataaacatttcaacatcataaacatttaaaatatgcatttaaatctcaaatatttaaaataaacattttaacatattaaatcataaccttataaaataacattttgacataataaatcgtaaacatttaaaatccatgtcataaaaatttcataaacatttgaaataatcatattagcacataaaacagcattcagggtactgccatgacgttaactaatttttaggtgtaaaatgaccgttttacccctggacttgatattttacgttttttacttttattttcttgatttcttgactctaacatgtcccaaataattatttaagtctacataaatttttccataattttatttagcttaaatcgaggacttttaatttattctctaAATacgacgtattactgcgttttaatcccgaattaaaccaaaccttaatataaaatttccaaatttaaaacttagacttataataattatttaagcttaaatacaattttccataattttataaagcttaaaactaggcgtttcaattaactcgttaattagcgtttcgtgcggcgattaaatctcgaataaatccaaaactcattattttgatcccaaatttttaacataacctttttagtatttattctacccttccaagtcatgagccgcacccgtggacccatggattcaattttagctttaatactttcgtttttgacacactaacgaacccaccgagccatctcccaatttactcgaacCACACCccagccacctcgagccaaaacctagccaacccacctagagaccctactgaccaagccctgCCCcaaaaaccagccctggcccgctcaaaaacaTCCTGGAACTCTACTTAAAATTCTGCAcgtgtgtgtgtttgtagtgtTCTTGTTGAATTGGGTTTCCTAGTtgcctaggactcttccagccacCTAACCACCGACCATCCATGACCCTTACTGCCCCTAGACCACGACTAGACCATAtccagaccaacccaagcctTGGAACTCAAGCAGCGACCCACTGAACCTTGACAGCACTTCACGCACAGCCCTTGCTTCCATGCGCCTACCTCCCGTTCCTCGCACCAGCAACCAGCCCAGCCGTCCCAGACCCTAGACCGACCCTTGTGCACGCTCCTAGGACTctaaggacctagcctagccaAGCCCAAAGCCCCTAGGCCGAGCCCCTTCTTCCTGCACAACAGCAACACCTGTGCTACTTTCTTTCtagttctcgggtggagtccttcttggtaaggactcctcccagcccctggttttcgagtcctagccctcctaggactctccctaggacctaaccatgacccctaggacccaaccaccGAACCTGGTTGAGTCCTCTTGCCCCATGCACAATCAACCGAAATTTGCACCTTGAAAGATCACCCAATACCTACGGCTTCTTCTTTCTATTTTTGTGCAGCGTTTTGTTGCTTTTGTGTGTGATTCTAGACCTCTAAATTCACGTAAAACAATGTCTAAATATgacctaatcatggcagcccctttaacacatataaaacatgattttggaattcaaaaacacaaatttagAACACATAGGCATGTAGTTACGAAAATTCAACTTGTGTGCTatgtttttccttaaaaatcatgcataaaaaattactatggtgtgatgatgtttgaaaggaagaaatatggcgtgcatttgcgttatatacgctcgaataaccgttgacgacgaagagcGGAGGGGCACCTTGGCTAG comes from Primulina huaijiensis isolate GDHJ02 chromosome 2, ASM1229523v2, whole genome shotgun sequence and encodes:
- the LOC140956959 gene encoding LOW QUALITY PROTEIN: uncharacterized protein (The sequence of the model RefSeq protein was modified relative to this genomic sequence to represent the inferred CDS: substituted 2 bases at 2 genomic stop codons), with product MGSIKMKIPSFHGKSDPEAYLEWEKRVEFMFECHHYSEQKKVRLAVVEFLDYALIWWDQLVTTRRRYNERPIESWDEMKRVMRKRFVPNHYYREMFKRLQTLRQGVKSVEDYYKEMEVVMIRANIEEDNEATMARFLCGLNREIQDQVELRHYLDLDEMVQMAIKVEQQLKRRRVGRTNPTGGSSSSWRSNGVKREENKVVTKPKFETKQEAPKQGVQGKSETPSNRSRDVKCFRCQGLGHISSECPNKRVMILNDYGEYESHSEGDDDEMPALEDPDEGYEAVVGEALVTRRIMSAQVKEEETNQRENFVEMVEKLGLPTLKHPQPYRLQWLNDCAEVKVNKQVLVPFSIGKYVDEVLCDMVPMHACHILLGRPWQYDRRVTHDGYKNRYSFVLKKESIVLLPLSPKQVLEDHLKKKKRDEAEKKSELKSEMAFENKNEMAEKKEXSKKXDSLTKEKWDCRAINNITIKYRHPIPRLDDMLDELHGACVFSKIDLKSGYHQIRMREGDEWKTAFKTKYGLYEWMVMPFGLTNAPSTFMRLMNHVLRAHIGKFVVYFDDILVYSKNLDEHVNHLRLVLITLRAENLYANLKKCDFCTSKLVFLGFVVSSQGIQVDEDKVSAIRDWPTPTTVGQKNVPFHWGEEQEKSFNLIKQKLINAPLLVLPDFANTFEIECDASGVGIGGVLMQGGRPVAYFSEKLNGAALNYPTYDKEFYALVRTLETWQHYLRPKEFVIHTDHESLKHLKGQQKLNKRHAKWVTFIETFPYIIKYKQGKEKAHGGGLMGHSTTNYSPFEIVYGFNPLTPLDLMSLPVSERLNMDGKKKAEFVRGLHEKAKANIEKRNEHYAKQANKRKKKVIFEKRDWVWLHLRKERFPEKRRSKLLPRGDGPFQVLERINDNAYKLDLPGNEQDLRTNPFQEEEDDANTGGQAPRKAWDPLLLSEGPVTRGRLKKFKEALQGVMSKHEGVVMHGSTITSGESMNEFDERVSNIVNVLNALEKMYSNKEVALKVMCGLPKEWDVKTMVMRESKYLNKVERCDLFTNLKAYEFEMQTREAETDSDASDSESSSSLSDEEEVKCPMANDVEVESNSEQIFDFSSTDFTREELISTLHDMVNEYRKLALSFEEAKAKQTGLKDDKTETDCSQSVDLSNHKKEIAELTAEKAENQFLEIKTDLRFTSQSKPSSSSTKPEIDICKEKYIHFVKSIVAHEQPELSKLVEQPIEKMNKANRHVIRYSPKSSIGTSSWSPKRSSYNKQNSVNGYCNH